CGTGACGATGACAAAATCGTCACCGCAGACCGAACGAATCGGCCCGATCTCCTGCGGCGAGGCGACGACGCCTTGCACCCCTGCCGATTGGGCGAGGCGCGCGAAGCGCACCACGTTCTCCTCGACACTTCCCGGCAACCCCACCTCATCGTTCAGAACGCCTTGGGAAATAGAGGTGAGCACGGTGATGGCCAAGACGAGCGGCCCCCCCTCCGCCTCGGCCCCTTGTGCTTCCCGCGCTCCCTGGACAGCCCGTCGCAGCATTTCCCCGCCGCCGGCCCCATGAACGGTGAACATATTCACCCCTCGCCGGCTGACGACCGATGCAGCCTTGCCGACGGTATTCGGGATGTCGTGAAACTTCAAGTCCAAAAAAACGGGATAACCCATGGACATGATCTCTTCTGTGACAGCGAAACCCGCGCTGTTATGCAACTGCATGCCCACTTTGAAGAGGCCGCAGCGCTCCCCGACATCGCGTACGATAGCCATGGCCTCGTCACGAGTATCCACA
The Heliomicrobium undosum DNA segment above includes these coding regions:
- the pyrF gene encoding orotidine-5'-phosphate decarboxylase, translated to MEAKDRLIVALDVDTRDEAMAIVRDVGERCGLFKVGMQLHNSAGFAVTEEIMSMGYPVFLDLKFHDIPNTVGKAASVVSRRGVNMFTVHGAGGGEMLRRAVQGAREAQGAEAEGGPLVLAITVLTSISQGVLNDEVGLPGSVEENVVRFARLAQSAGVQGVVASPQEIGPIRSVCGDDFVIVTPGVRPDWAATNDQARVMTPAEAMEAGASYLVVGRPITAAPDRAEAARRIVEEMAEGLARRKK